The genomic DNA CGCCCCGGCCGATCCGTCTCTGGAGCCGGTACCGTCCGGCGAGCACGCGCTCGCCGTCCTCCTGAGAGCCCATGGCGTTCCCGCAATCTGGTGACGCCCCCTGCCTCCAGTCTGACCCCGGAGGCGGGGCGCGCGCAGAATCAGGACATGCGCGAGGACATCATCGCCCGGGCCGAGTTCCTGCTGACCGAGGTCCGGCTGACGCCGGAGGCGGCGCAGCTGCGGCTGAAGGACTACTTCCCGGAGCTGGAGCTGGAGGAGCGGGTCCGCTTCGTCCACGAGGCGGCCGGGCTGGTCGCCGAGACGCTGCGCCGGCTGAACTGAGCGTCCGGGAAGACGCCACCGCCGACCGGGGGCCCGGTCGGCGGTGGGAGGTCGCGTCCGTGCCGGTCAGATGTGCACGGCCGGGCCGGCGTCGTTGGCGCCGCGCTTGGTGAGCAGGCCGAGGCCGGCGGCGATGAAGGCGACCACGGCGGCCACCACGAAGGCCAGCGACATGCCGCTGACGAACGAGGTGTGGACGGCGTCGGCAACCGGCTGGACCAGCTCGGCCGGCAGGCCCTCCTTCGGCGCGATGCCGAGCTGGGCGGCCTGCTTCAGGCCCTCGGCCTGGGCCGGGTCCAGCTGGGTCAGGCCCGCCTTGGCGAGGTTGCCGGGGAGGACGTCGGTGACCTTGGAGGCCATCACCGCGCCGAGCACGGCGGTGCCGAGGCTGCCGCCGACCTGCATCGCGGCCTGCTGCAGGCCGCCGGCCACGCCGGAGAGCTCCAGCGGGGCGTTGCCGACGATGACCTCGGTGGCGCCGACCATGACCGGGCTGAGGCCGAGGCCCATCAGCACGAACCAGAGCGCCATCACGCCGTTGCCGGAGTCGGTTTCCAGGGTGGACATGCCGAGCATCGCGGCGGTGGTGAAGAGCATGCCGGCCACGATCGGGATGCGCGGGCCGATCTTACCGATGGCGAAGCCGGCCACCGGCGCGCCGACGATCATCATGGCGGTCATCGGCAGCAGGTGGACGCCGGCGTCGACCGGCGACATGCCGTGCACGTTCTGCAGGTAGAAGGTCACGAAGAAGACGCCGCCGAAGAAGGCGAACGCCATCAGCACCATCAGCAGGGTGCCCGCCGACAGCGGCACCGAGCGGAACAGGCTGAGCGGGATCAGCGGCTCCTTGGCCTTCGTCTGCCAGAAGGCGAAGGCCACCATGGCGAGCACCGCGCCGCCGAGGAAGACCAGGGTGGCCGGGTCGCCCCAGCCCCAGGTCGGGGCCTTGATGATGCCCCAGACCAGCATGAACATCGCCCCGGAGAGCAGCACGATGCCCGGGATGTCGAAGGACTTGGCGGCGTTCTCGGCGCGCACGTCCTTGAGGATCAGCAGGCCGAGCGCGACGGCGACCAGGCCGACCGGGACGTTGATGAAGAACACCGACTCCCAGCTGACGTGCTCGACCAGCAGGCCGCCGACGATCGGGCCGGCGGCGGTCGAGGCGCCGATGACGCCGCCCCAGATGCCGATCGCCATGTTCAGCTTGTCCGCCGGGAAGGCGCCGCGCAGCAGGCCGAGGGCGGCGGGCTGGAGCAGCGCGCCGAACAGGCCCTGGAGCACGCGGAACAGGATGACCTGCTGGATCGAGCCGGCGAAGCCGATCGCGGCGGAGGTGACGGCGAAGCCCGCCGCGCCGACCAGGAAGGTCGACTTGTGGCCGAACCGGTCGCCGATCTTGCCGGCGGTGATCAGGAAGACCGCGAGGGCCAGCAGGTAGCCGCTGGTGACCCACTGGATGTCGGCCGGCGAGGCGCCGAGGTCGGCCTGGATGACCGGGTTGGCGATGGCGACCACGGTGCCGTCGAGGGCGACCATCATGACGCCGACGGCGACGGTGAGCAGCGTCAGCCAGGGGTGTCCCTTGAGGCTGCCCCGGGGTCCCGGCGGTGCGGCCGCCTTCTCCGAGTCGAGTACGGACTGGCTCATGGCTGGGCCTTCCCTGGGTAAGACGACGGACTTGGGAGTGGCGCCCCGGCCCACCCGTCCCCACGAGTCGTCCGGCCTGACGGGCGCCACCCGGGGAACATTATGTCAGTCGCTGACATTCGGCAAAGAGTGACGTATGCCGCAGGGTGCCAATTGTCAGAGCGCTATCGTTGGACCCATGGCCACGCAGCTCACCGCCCCCACCACCGCCGCCGGCTGCCGCGTGCTCGGGCTGCGCGAGCGCAAGAAGCAGCGGACCCGCGACGCGCTGGTGGACGCCGCGCACACGCTCTTCCTGCAGCAGGGGTACGGCCGGACCACGGTCGACGAGATCGCCGCCGCCGTGGACGTCTCGCAGCGCACCTTCTTCCGGTACTTCGCCAACAAGGAGGAGGTCGCGCTCGCCGTCATCGCCGACGCCGAGGACTTCTTCATCGACTGCCTGCGCGCCCGCCCCGCGGAGGAGAACCCGCTGCAGGCGATGCGCGCCGCGATCACCCAGACCTGGCGCACCCTGGCCGCCACCCGGGCCAGCGGCCCCGGCGGGGTCACCGCCGCGCTGGAGCTGTTCGAGCTGATCGAGAACACCCCGACCCTGCTCGCCGCGCACCTGCGGCACTCCACCCAGCAGGAGCAGGTGGTCGCCGGGGTGCTGGCCGAGCGGGAGGACCTCGACCCGGCGGTGGACCTGCGCCCCCGGCTGCTCGCCGCGGTCTTCGGCGCGGTGATCCGCCACTCCCACCTCTCCTGGGCCGGCGACGGCCGGGCCCACGAGCGGGGGCCGGACGGCATGATCGAGATGATCGAGCGCCACTTCGACCAGCTCGGCCCGGCCCTGGCCGGCTCCTGGCGCTGACCCCGGCCCGGTGTCGTACCGGGGTATGACACGGCGGACGGCTCCCCGGTAGGACGACATCCGGGCCGGCGGTCCCTACGCTCAGGTCGGGTGAACCCCTGGAACAGCCTGGCCCGCGCCCTCACCGAGCCCTCCCCCGACCAGCGCCCGCTGCTGGCCGGCTCCTCCCGCCGCTGGCTGCGCGCGCTGCCGTACGCCGTGGCGGGGGCGATGGTCGCCACCCTGCTGCCGACCGGGATCGTCCTGCTCACGACCGAGTACCACGTCGGCGGCTACCTGGCCGCGGTCCTCGCGATCGCCCAGGCGGTACCGCTGCTGGCGGCGGTCTCCCGGCCATTGCACGCCTGGTGGGTCGTCGCGCCCGCGGTGCTCGTCGGGGCGGTGGTCACCTACGGCTCGCCGGACGGTGCCGGGCCGTGGCCGTGGCCGGTGACCACGCTGCTGTCGTACGTCTTCCTGATGATCGGGCTCGGCCTGCGCGAGCGCGGCGACACCCTGGTCGCGGTCTGGCTGGTCACCGCGCTCGGCACGGCGGTCGCCGGGGCGGGCTTCCCCGGGCGCTTCGACGAGGTGTCGATCGTCGTGGTGGTGCTCTCCGGCGCGGTCCTGCTGCTCACCTGGAGCCTGCGCGGCCGGGGCGAGGCGCAGCGCAGCCTGGCCCGGCAGAAGCAGATCAGCGAGGCCGAGCGGGCCCGCTCCACGCTGCTGGAGGAGCGGGCCAGGATCGCCCGCGAGCTGCACGACGTGGTCGCCCACCACATGTCGGTGATCGCCGTGCAGGCCGACAGCGCGCCGTACCGGATCACCGGGCTGCCCGCCGGGGCGGCCGAGGAGTTCGCCGCCATCGCCGCCGCCGCGCGCGGCTCGCTCGGCGAGATGCGCCGGCTGCTCGGCGTGCTGCGCAGCGAGGAGGCGGAGGCCGACAAGGCCCCGCAGCCCGGCCTGGCCGACCTGCCCCGGCTGGTGGAGACGGTCGGGCAGGCTGGCGTGCGGGCCGAGTTGGCACTCGCCGGGGAGACCGCGGCGCTGGACCTGCCGGAGGCGGTCACGCTCTCCGCGTACCGGATCGTGCAGGAGGCGCTGGCCAACGTGGTGCGGCACGCGCCGGGTTCCGCCGCCGCGGTGGAGGTCTCGCTCGCCGACCGCGCGTTGCGGGTGAGCGTGGTCAACGGACCTGCGCCGGGCGGGGATTCGGCCGTCGAGCCGGGCAGTGCCGGCGGCCACGGCCTGGTCGGCATGCGGGAGCGGGTACGGTTGCTGGCCGGCACCCTGGACACCGGGCCGACGCCGGACGGCGGCTTCCGGGTCGCCGCCGCACTGCCGCTCGACACCGCCCCCGGGGAGGCTTCCTGATGACCATCCGCGTACTCGTGGTCGACGACCAGGCCATGGTCCGGGCCGGGTTCGCCGCGCTGCTCGGCGCGCAGAGCGACATCGACGTGGTCGGTGACGCCGCCGACGGCAAGCAGGCCGTCGAGGCCGCCGGGCGCACCCACCCCGACGTGGTGCTGATGGACGTCCGGATGCCCGAGATGGACGGCCTGGAGGCCGCCCGCCGCCTGCTCGACCCCCCGCCGGGCGTGGTGCACCGGCCGAAGGTGCTGATGCTGACCACCTTCGACGTCGACGACTACGTGTACGAGGCGCTGCGCGCCGGGGCCAGCGGCTTCCTGCTCAAGGACGCGCCGCCCGCCGACCTGATCGCCGCCGTCCGGGTGGTCGCCGCCGGCGACGCGCTGCTCGCGCCCTCGGTCACCCGCCGCCTGATCGCCGACTTCGCGCGGAACCGGCCCGCGCCGCGCCGCGACCCCGCGCTGAGGCTCAACGGTCTGACGCCGCGCGAGACCGAGGTGCTGGAGCTGATCGCCCGCGGCCTGTCCAACCAGGAGATCGCCGCGCACCTGGTGGTCGCCGAACAGACCGTCAAGACCCACATCGGCCGGATCCTCGCCAAGCTCGACCTGCGCGACCGCGCGCAGGCCGTGGTCCTGGCCTACGAGTCGGGCCTGGTGCAGCCGGGCGGCTGACGGCCCGGGCCTCGGGCGGTGCTTCGCACCGGGGCTCCGCTCCCCCGGCGGCGGCACGTCGTGCACCGGTCGTCGCGCACCGCCTGGCACCGCTGATACCGGGGTACGACGTCCCGGTCAGCACTGCGGGGTGACGCCCCGTGAGGCGTCCGCTCCTTACCTTCCTCCCGTTCACCGGACCACCGGACAGGGAGGAACCCCCATGCAGCGCTTCCGGCGCACGCTCGCCGCCACCGCACTGGCGCTGACCGCCGTCCTCGGCGTCGGCTCCTTCGCCGCCGCGGACACCCAGTCGCCGGTCACCGGCCCGCCGCCCGGCGCGGCGGCCTGGCGCGCCGACACCGTCCTCGGCGTGCCGCTGCCCGATCCGGCCGGCGCCGGCCCGGCCGAGGTCGCCGCCTTCTTCGAGCGGCTGCCGCTCGACCAGCGGCGGGCGCTCGCCGTCCGCCACCCGCTGGTGGTCGGCAACCTGGACGGCGCGCCGCCCGCGCTGCGCTACCTGGCCAACGGACTGGCCCTCGCCGAGGAGCGCCGGCACGAGCTGGCCCGCGCCGCCGACCCCGGACTGCCCGGCCGCGACCGCGAGGCCGCCCGCGCGCGGGCCGAGCGCTACGCCGCGCTGGCCGGCCGGCAGATCCTCGCCTTCGACCCGCGCGGCCGGGGCCAGGTCGCCGAGGTGTACGGCGACCTGACCGCCGCCCGGCGGACGGCGGTGGTCGTCCCCGGGTCGGACGTCGACCTGATGACCTTCGACCGCGCGGGCGACCCGTACGGCACCCCCGCCGGGATGGCCCGGGCGCTGCGCGGGGCGACCGGCGGGCAGGTCGCCGTGGTCGCCTGGGCCGGCTACACCACCCCGGTCGGGGTGGGCCTCGACGCCGCCACCGAGGGCCTGGCCCGGGCCGGGGCCGCCCGGCTCGACCGGCTGGTCGCCGGGCTCGCGCCGCTCACCGGCCCGGTCGCCGTGTTCTGCCACAGCTACGGGTCCGTGGTGTGCGGGCACACCGGCGCCGGACCTGAGCGGATCTCCGACCTGGTGGTGCTCGGCTCCCCCGGCACCGGCCTCGCCCGGGCCGCCGAGCTGCGGATCCCGGTGTGGGCGGTGCAGCGCAACGCCGAGGACTGGATCGGCCGCGTCCCCTTCGTCAGGGTGGCCGGCCTCGGCCACGGCACCGACCCGACCGACCCGGCGTTCGGCGCCCGGCCGCTCCCCTCGGGCGGCTCGCACGGCCACACCGGCTACTTCGCCCCGGGGTCGGAGTCGCTCGCCGCGGCGGCGGCCGTCGCCCTGCGCCCGATGCCCGGCACCGCCGGCACCGCGGAGGCCCGCGATGCTGCCTGAGACCCTCCGCCGGGCCGCCGCCTCCGTGGACGCGAAGACCCCCGCGACGCGCGACCGCGCCCTGGACGGGCTGCGCGCCGTCGCACTGCTCGCCGTCCCGCTCGGCCACTGGATGCTCGGCGGCTTCACCACCGGTGCCGACGGCGTCCTGCACAACGCCAGCCCGCTCGCCTCGCTCGGCCTCTTCGCCCCGCTCAGCTGGTTCCTGCAGCTGCTCGGCGTGTTCTTCCTGGTCGGCGGGTACTCCTCGGCCCGCTCGCTGGAGCGGGCCCGCGCCCGCGGCGCGTCCACCGCCGGATGGCTGCGCGGCCGGGTGCTGCGACTGGTCCGCCCGGTGCTCGGGGTGGCCGCCGTGTGGGCGCTGCTGATCCCGCTGCTGCGCGCGGCGGGCGTGCCCGAGGGGACGGTGCGGACCGGCGCGGTGCTGGTGGTCCAGCCGCTCTGGTACATCGGCGTCTACCTGGTGGCGACCGCGCTCACCCCGCTCTGCCAGGCGCTCGGGCGGCGGCTCGGCGGCTGGGCGGCGGCTCCGATGCTCGCCGTCGTCGCCGTCGTCGACCTGCTGCGGTACGGCCCCTGGGCGGACGCGGTGCCGTCCTGGCTGGCCCTGGTCAACCTGCTGCCGGGCTGGCTGTTCGGCTACCAGCTGGGCGTCTCCTGGGCGCAGGGCCGGATCTCCCGCTCCGGCGCCCGGCTGCTCGCCCTCGGCGGCGCGGCGCTGTTCGCGGTGCTGCTGCTGGTCTTCCACTACCCCGCGTCGATGGTCGGCGTCCCGGGTGCGGCCCGCACCAACTCGCACCCGCCGTCGCTGCTGGTCCTGGCCCTCGCCGCGACCCAGTGCGGCCTGGCGGTCCTGCTGCGCGGGCGGCTGGCCCGGCTGCTGCGCCGTCCGCTGCTGTGGCTGCCCGTGGTGGTGGTGAACCTCTCCGCGATGACGATCTTCTGCTGGCACCAGACCGCGATGTTCGCGGTGGCGCTGCCCGGTTCGCTGCTGGGCGCGGTGCCCGGGCTGACCACCGCGCCCGAGTCGCTCGGCTGGGTGCTCGCCCGGCTGGCCTGGCTGCCGGTCTTCGGACTGGCGCTGGCCCTCGTCGGCCGCTGGGCGCGGCGGATCGACGCGCCGTGGCCGTCCCGGGCGTGGCGCACGGCGGCGGGCGCCGGGGCCGCGCTGTTCGCGGTGTACGCGCTGGGCGCGGTGTGACCCCGGCGGTCGGGGCGGGTGTCGGGCCGGCCGCGGTGTCCGGGCGACCGCAGTGTCGGGGCGGCCGCGGTGTCGGTGGCCGGCCCTACCCTGGCGCCATGGTGACCTTCGATCAGTTCAAGGCCATGGCGCTCGCCCTGCCGCAGACCCACGAGGAGCCCACCTGGGAGGAGGTGACCCTGCGGCTCGGCAAGAAGATCTTCGCGATGGGCCGGCCGGAGTCGCCGTCCGTGTGCGTCAAGGCGAGCAAGGAGGACCAGGCCGAGCTGCTCGCCGCCGCGCCCGAGGTGTACTCGACGGCGCCGTACGTGGGCCGCCACGGCTGGGTGCTGGTCGACCTGGAGCGGGTGGACCGGGACGAGCTGCACGACCTGGTGACCGACGCCTGGCGCAGCGTCGCCCCGAAGAAGCTGCTGCGGGACTTCGACGCCGAATGATCGTGCACCACCCACAGGGGCGAATCTCGGCGCGAATGTGACGTGGAACACGGTTTGGGCCCTGCCCCGGACCGGTACTGCCGTTTACTCTGGCTGACGAGCAGTTGGCAATTGGCAGTCGTAACACCGGGGCACGTCCCGCTGTGACGGTGACCGGCCCCGAGGAGATGACGCCATGCGGCGACGCCAGGTCAAGCGCATGCTGATAGGCGCTTTCGCGGGGGCCGCCGTCCTGGTGGACGCGGGTGCCGCCGCCGCCCAGGCCGCCGCCTCCAACGAGCAGCTCGCCATCTCCACCCCGCCGGCCGGCGCCGCCGCGTGGTCCGCCGACCACTCGCTGGGCCGCTCGCTGCCGGACCCGGCCACCGCCGACGCCCCGACCGTCGCCGCCTTCTTCGCCTCGCTGACCCGCACCGACGTGGACCACCTGGTCGAGCAGTACCCGCTGGTGGTCGGCAACCTCGACGGCGCCCCGCTGGACGTCCGCTACCGCGCCAACCGGGTCGCCATCGCCGCCGAACGCGACCGCGCCCGGGCCCGGGCGAACGACCGCACCCTCGACGCCACCTCGCGCGCCCTCGCCACCGCCCGCGCCAACGACAGCGGCCACCTGCTCGCCGACGGCCGGCAGATCCTCGCCTTCGACCCGCGCGGCCGCGGCCTGGTCAGCGAGGTGTACGGCGACCTGGCCGCCGCCCAGCGCGTCGCCGTGCTGGTCCCCGGCTCCGACGCCGACCTCGGCCACTTCGACCAGGCCGCCGACCCGCTGCGCTCCCCCGCCGGGATGGCCCGCGCCCTGCTCGCCGAGGAGCACGACCAGGACCCCGGCACCCGGACCGCCGTCATCGCCTGGACCGGCTACGTCACCCCGTCCGGCCTCGGCCCCGACGCCGTCACCTCCCGGCTCGCCGAGGTCGCCGCCCCGCGCCTGGAGCGCCTGCTCGCCGGGCTCCGGGCCACCACGCACCCGGAGGCGCCGCCCGCGCTGTTCTGCCACTCCTACGGCTCGGTGGTCTGCGGCACCGTCGCGCCCGCCCTGCGCGACAGCGACCGGCCCACCGACCTGGTGGCCTTCGGCAGCCCCGGGATGGGCGTCGGCTCCGCCGCCGAACTCGGCACCGGCGTCCAGGTGTGGGCCGCCCGCAACCCCACCGACTGGATCGGCAACGTCCCCTACCTGGAGGTCGGCGGACTCGGCCACGGCGCCGACCCCACCACCGCCGCCTTCGGCGCCCTCGACGTCTCCTCCGCCGGCGCCGCCGGCCACAACGGCTACCTCGCCGACGGCACCGCCAGCCGCCACAACTTCGCCGCCATCGCCCTCGGCCACTACGGCGACGTCACCCGGCCCGCCGAGGGCCAGTAGCGGAGCGGTGGGCGGCCCTCCGTTCGCTGCGC from Kitasatospora terrestris includes the following:
- a CDS encoding MFS transporter; this encodes MSQSVLDSEKAAAPPGPRGSLKGHPWLTLLTVAVGVMMVALDGTVVAIANPVIQADLGASPADIQWVTSGYLLALAVFLITAGKIGDRFGHKSTFLVGAAGFAVTSAAIGFAGSIQQVILFRVLQGLFGALLQPAALGLLRGAFPADKLNMAIGIWGGVIGASTAAGPIVGGLLVEHVSWESVFFINVPVGLVAVALGLLILKDVRAENAAKSFDIPGIVLLSGAMFMLVWGIIKAPTWGWGDPATLVFLGGAVLAMVAFAFWQTKAKEPLIPLSLFRSVPLSAGTLLMVLMAFAFFGGVFFVTFYLQNVHGMSPVDAGVHLLPMTAMMIVGAPVAGFAIGKIGPRIPIVAGMLFTTAAMLGMSTLETDSGNGVMALWFVLMGLGLSPVMVGATEVIVGNAPLELSGVAGGLQQAAMQVGGSLGTAVLGAVMASKVTDVLPGNLAKAGLTQLDPAQAEGLKQAAQLGIAPKEGLPAELVQPVADAVHTSFVSGMSLAFVVAAVVAFIAAGLGLLTKRGANDAGPAVHI
- a CDS encoding TetR/AcrR family transcriptional regulator, which translates into the protein MATQLTAPTTAAGCRVLGLRERKKQRTRDALVDAAHTLFLQQGYGRTTVDEIAAAVDVSQRTFFRYFANKEEVALAVIADAEDFFIDCLRARPAEENPLQAMRAAITQTWRTLAATRASGPGGVTAALELFELIENTPTLLAAHLRHSTQQEQVVAGVLAEREDLDPAVDLRPRLLAAVFGAVIRHSHLSWAGDGRAHERGPDGMIEMIERHFDQLGPALAGSWR
- a CDS encoding sensor histidine kinase, with the translated sequence MNPWNSLARALTEPSPDQRPLLAGSSRRWLRALPYAVAGAMVATLLPTGIVLLTTEYHVGGYLAAVLAIAQAVPLLAAVSRPLHAWWVVAPAVLVGAVVTYGSPDGAGPWPWPVTTLLSYVFLMIGLGLRERGDTLVAVWLVTALGTAVAGAGFPGRFDEVSIVVVVLSGAVLLLTWSLRGRGEAQRSLARQKQISEAERARSTLLEERARIARELHDVVAHHMSVIAVQADSAPYRITGLPAGAAEEFAAIAAAARGSLGEMRRLLGVLRSEEAEADKAPQPGLADLPRLVETVGQAGVRAELALAGETAALDLPEAVTLSAYRIVQEALANVVRHAPGSAAAVEVSLADRALRVSVVNGPAPGGDSAVEPGSAGGHGLVGMRERVRLLAGTLDTGPTPDGGFRVAAALPLDTAPGEAS
- a CDS encoding response regulator transcription factor, whose amino-acid sequence is MTIRVLVVDDQAMVRAGFAALLGAQSDIDVVGDAADGKQAVEAAGRTHPDVVLMDVRMPEMDGLEAARRLLDPPPGVVHRPKVLMLTTFDVDDYVYEALRAGASGFLLKDAPPADLIAAVRVVAAGDALLAPSVTRRLIADFARNRPAPRRDPALRLNGLTPRETEVLELIARGLSNQEIAAHLVVAEQTVKTHIGRILAKLDLRDRAQAVVLAYESGLVQPGG
- a CDS encoding alpha/beta hydrolase — encoded protein: MQRFRRTLAATALALTAVLGVGSFAAADTQSPVTGPPPGAAAWRADTVLGVPLPDPAGAGPAEVAAFFERLPLDQRRALAVRHPLVVGNLDGAPPALRYLANGLALAEERRHELARAADPGLPGRDREAARARAERYAALAGRQILAFDPRGRGQVAEVYGDLTAARRTAVVVPGSDVDLMTFDRAGDPYGTPAGMARALRGATGGQVAVVAWAGYTTPVGVGLDAATEGLARAGAARLDRLVAGLAPLTGPVAVFCHSYGSVVCGHTGAGPERISDLVVLGSPGTGLARAAELRIPVWAVQRNAEDWIGRVPFVRVAGLGHGTDPTDPAFGARPLPSGGSHGHTGYFAPGSESLAAAAAVALRPMPGTAGTAEARDAA
- a CDS encoding acyltransferase; the protein is MLPETLRRAAASVDAKTPATRDRALDGLRAVALLAVPLGHWMLGGFTTGADGVLHNASPLASLGLFAPLSWFLQLLGVFFLVGGYSSARSLERARARGASTAGWLRGRVLRLVRPVLGVAAVWALLIPLLRAAGVPEGTVRTGAVLVVQPLWYIGVYLVATALTPLCQALGRRLGGWAAAPMLAVVAVVDLLRYGPWADAVPSWLALVNLLPGWLFGYQLGVSWAQGRISRSGARLLALGGAALFAVLLLVFHYPASMVGVPGAARTNSHPPSLLVLALAATQCGLAVLLRGRLARLLRRPLLWLPVVVVNLSAMTIFCWHQTAMFAVALPGSLLGAVPGLTTAPESLGWVLARLAWLPVFGLALALVGRWARRIDAPWPSRAWRTAAGAGAALFAVYALGAV
- a CDS encoding MmcQ/YjbR family DNA-binding protein gives rise to the protein MVTFDQFKAMALALPQTHEEPTWEEVTLRLGKKIFAMGRPESPSVCVKASKEDQAELLAAAPEVYSTAPYVGRHGWVLVDLERVDRDELHDLVTDAWRSVAPKKLLRDFDAE
- a CDS encoding alpha/beta hydrolase — encoded protein: MRRRQVKRMLIGAFAGAAVLVDAGAAAAQAAASNEQLAISTPPAGAAAWSADHSLGRSLPDPATADAPTVAAFFASLTRTDVDHLVEQYPLVVGNLDGAPLDVRYRANRVAIAAERDRARARANDRTLDATSRALATARANDSGHLLADGRQILAFDPRGRGLVSEVYGDLAAAQRVAVLVPGSDADLGHFDQAADPLRSPAGMARALLAEEHDQDPGTRTAVIAWTGYVTPSGLGPDAVTSRLAEVAAPRLERLLAGLRATTHPEAPPALFCHSYGSVVCGTVAPALRDSDRPTDLVAFGSPGMGVGSAAELGTGVQVWAARNPTDWIGNVPYLEVGGLGHGADPTTAAFGALDVSSAGAAGHNGYLADGTASRHNFAAIALGHYGDVTRPAEGQ